From one Rhodoferax sp. PAMC 29310 genomic stretch:
- a CDS encoding polymer-forming cytoskeletal protein yields the protein MAITPGFFNKRDPEVATPRHIPSTHNNASYSPTGSPVTQPATSATPAPVSASEAATAPEGGSKLTVGPNIKLKGVEITDCDTLVVEGLVEATMDSRVIQISERGAFKGAAEIDIAEIHGQFDGNLTVRQKLTIFSTGKVSGKIRYGKVVIEEGGQLTGEILFGAATPSPKSSSQEKPVLSVANGA from the coding sequence ATGGCAATTACTCCCGGCTTCTTCAATAAACGCGATCCTGAGGTGGCGACTCCCCGTCATATTCCGAGCACTCATAACAATGCCAGCTACAGCCCCACGGGCTCGCCCGTGACCCAACCGGCGACGTCGGCGACACCCGCACCTGTTTCGGCGAGCGAGGCGGCCACGGCCCCTGAAGGCGGTAGCAAACTCACAGTGGGGCCCAACATCAAACTCAAAGGGGTTGAGATCACTGATTGCGATACGTTGGTGGTTGAAGGACTGGTTGAGGCGACGATGGATTCGCGCGTCATTCAAATTTCGGAGCGTGGTGCGTTCAAAGGCGCAGCTGAGATCGACATTGCGGAAATCCATGGCCAGTTTGATGGCAATCTGACCGTGCGCCAGAAGCTGACGATCTTCTCAACTGGCAAGGTCAGTGGCAAGATTCGCTATGGCAAGGTGGTGATCGAAGAGGGCGGCCAGCTCACTGGCGAAATCCTCTTTGGCGCTGCCACCCCGTCACCCAAATCCAGCAGCCAGGAAAAACCTGTTTTGTCGGTGGCTAACGGCGCTTGA
- a CDS encoding cyclic nucleotide-binding domain-containing protein has protein sequence MFKDLFKGARAPLSEWSLSEAEQQVLGTFPSREDVAVQLASATTWMPLSLAQARLVVLHMRPRRMALGTVFIQEGDATNTGLMFFVLSGEVIIEAVEYTRDDPMTVTVLGPGSMLGELALLDGSPRSASCTAGAELCCVTLDRPGLQALLAEQPEIGARLVMAMAMRMAERLRDNTVKLKKYVQLTRMLQDELEHRKLRTR, from the coding sequence ATGTTCAAAGACCTTTTTAAAGGGGCGCGCGCGCCGTTGTCTGAGTGGTCCCTGTCCGAGGCCGAGCAACAGGTGCTGGGCACCTTTCCAAGTCGGGAAGATGTCGCCGTGCAACTGGCCAGCGCCACAACCTGGATGCCCCTGAGCCTGGCGCAAGCCCGATTGGTGGTGCTTCATATGCGGCCACGCCGAATGGCGCTGGGCACCGTCTTTATTCAGGAAGGCGACGCCACCAACACCGGGCTCATGTTTTTTGTGCTGAGTGGCGAGGTGATCATTGAGGCCGTCGAATACACCCGGGATGACCCCATGACCGTCACCGTACTGGGTCCGGGCAGCATGTTGGGGGAGTTGGCTTTGCTGGATGGATCGCCGCGGTCGGCGTCATGCACGGCCGGCGCTGAATTGTGTTGCGTCACATTGGATCGACCCGGGCTGCAGGCGCTGCTGGCGGAGCAGCCTGAAATCGGCGCCCGACTGGTCATGGCCATGGCCATGCGTATGGCCGAGCGACTGCGTGACAACACCGTCAAACTGAAAAAATATGTGCAACTCACGCGCATGCTTCAAGACGAGCTGGAGCATCGAAAACTTCGAACACGCTGA
- a CDS encoding CHASE2 domain-containing protein yields the protein MRRPSLAFTQTSSRLLLLAVLLATLALWVLDPIVLSKLRLAQFDQFQRWQPTQAAPSAVRVVDVDEASLAAYGQWPWPRTRLVELVQRLQGAGIAAIAFDVLLAEPDRTAPKAMARLWQSAPANTLLQTMPDPDEALTQALRGAPVVLGSSLSNSASMAAGHAPALPFRVVNAGTPPPWMPDFGSAVWPLSNLAAQAGGVGAMNFAADADGVLRRVPLMFRLNGQWVPSLSAETLRVAQGARNYVVRSNEAGVEEVRIGAIAVPTTAQGEIWLDFGQHMPDLLVPAAQVLSGQLTDGQLKGHLVVIGSTAAGLMDVRSSPLGHLMPGVQAHAMALSQMLSGQYLLRPAWARGAEGLALLLGALVAGWVALRVPVRRSATLAIVLVVALLAAAWWAFMR from the coding sequence ATGCGGCGACCTTCACTTGCGTTCACTCAGACCAGCTCGCGTCTGTTGCTGTTGGCCGTGCTGCTGGCAACGCTGGCTTTGTGGGTGCTGGACCCCATTGTCTTGAGCAAGTTGCGGCTCGCTCAGTTTGACCAGTTTCAACGCTGGCAGCCGACCCAGGCCGCACCCAGTGCCGTGCGGGTGGTGGATGTCGACGAGGCTAGCCTGGCTGCCTACGGCCAGTGGCCCTGGCCGCGCACCCGGTTGGTGGAGCTGGTGCAGCGCTTGCAAGGCGCAGGCATTGCTGCCATTGCATTTGACGTCTTGTTGGCAGAGCCGGACCGAACGGCGCCCAAAGCCATGGCCCGGCTCTGGCAAAGCGCACCCGCCAACACTCTCCTTCAAACAATGCCAGACCCGGATGAGGCCCTGACTCAGGCCTTGCGTGGCGCCCCAGTGGTGTTGGGCAGTAGCTTGTCCAACAGCGCCTCAATGGCCGCGGGGCATGCGCCCGCCCTGCCGTTTCGCGTGGTCAATGCCGGCACACCGCCTCCCTGGATGCCTGACTTTGGCAGCGCTGTGTGGCCGCTCTCCAATCTGGCGGCGCAGGCGGGTGGCGTGGGCGCCATGAATTTTGCCGCGGACGCCGATGGCGTTTTGCGTCGGGTTCCGCTGATGTTCCGTCTGAACGGGCAATGGGTGCCCAGCTTGAGCGCTGAGACCTTGCGCGTGGCGCAGGGCGCGCGCAACTATGTGGTGCGAAGCAACGAGGCAGGGGTGGAGGAGGTGCGTATTGGCGCCATAGCCGTGCCCACGACGGCGCAGGGTGAGATCTGGTTGGATTTTGGGCAGCACATGCCGGACTTGCTCGTTCCGGCGGCGCAAGTCCTCTCCGGCCAGTTGACCGACGGACAGTTGAAAGGCCATCTGGTTGTGATTGGCAGCACCGCGGCGGGGCTGATGGATGTGCGCAGCAGCCCCTTGGGCCACCTGATGCCCGGGGTTCAGGCCCATGCCATGGCATTGAGTCAAATGCTTTCAGGACAGTACCTGTTGCGTCCGGCCTGGGCGCGGGGCGCTGAAGGGCTGGCGTTGTTACTGGGCGCATTGGTTGCCGGTTGGGTGGCCTTGCGTGTGCCGGTTCGCCGGTCGGCCACGCTGGCGATCGTGCTGGTGGTGGCCTTGTTGGCGGCTGCCTGGTGGGCCTTCATGCGATAA
- a CDS encoding adenylate/guanylate cyclase domain-containing protein, with protein sequence MLLDATSPALAVLLTFGLASGVRHRVTEREQRWLRQAFSRYVSPNRVKHLMAHPEQLILSGKRQQCAFVFTDLEGFTSMIEASDPAQIVGVINDYLDAMLAIIFKHEGTLDRFMGDALVVMFSAPVPQADYRQRALDCALEMHAFASRYARQQQARGLAWGSTRIGVHSGEVIVGNFGGKNLFDYRALGDPINTAARLESVNKHLGTRVCVSGAILDGCLGTAARPVGRLLLKGKTEALQAFEPVAAMDAAACASPADYGVAFKALQHGALATALAHFEALAARHPLDPLVGLHLARLRQGESGDLIVLTEK encoded by the coding sequence TTGCTGCTGGACGCCACCAGCCCGGCGCTGGCGGTACTGCTCACCTTTGGTCTGGCCAGCGGCGTGCGCCACCGCGTGACCGAACGGGAACAACGGTGGCTGCGCCAAGCCTTTTCCCGCTATGTCTCACCGAATCGGGTCAAGCACCTGATGGCCCACCCCGAGCAACTCATCCTGAGCGGAAAACGCCAACAGTGCGCCTTTGTCTTCACCGACCTGGAAGGCTTCACCAGCATGATCGAGGCCAGTGACCCGGCGCAGATTGTGGGTGTGATTAATGATTATCTGGACGCCATGCTGGCCATCATCTTTAAACACGAAGGCACGCTGGACCGCTTCATGGGCGACGCGCTGGTGGTGATGTTTTCCGCGCCCGTACCGCAGGCCGACTATCGTCAACGGGCCCTGGATTGCGCGCTGGAAATGCATGCTTTTGCGTCCCGCTATGCCCGTCAACAGCAGGCCCGGGGGCTGGCTTGGGGGTCGACTCGCATAGGGGTGCACAGCGGCGAGGTCATTGTGGGCAACTTTGGCGGTAAAAACTTGTTTGACTACCGTGCTTTGGGCGACCCGATCAACACCGCAGCCCGACTGGAAAGTGTCAACAAGCATCTGGGCACTCGGGTGTGTGTTTCCGGGGCCATTTTGGACGGCTGCCTTGGTACGGCGGCACGACCGGTTGGGCGCCTGCTGCTCAAGGGCAAAACGGAGGCGCTGCAGGCCTTTGAGCCCGTCGCCGCTATGGACGCTGCTGCGTGCGCCTCACCGGCGGACTATGGCGTTGCCTTTAAGGCACTGCAGCATGGGGCCTTGGCCACCGCCCTGGCTCACTTTGAGGCGTTGGCGGCCCGCCACCCGCTTGACCCGCTGGTGGGTTTGCACCTGGCGCGTTTGCGCCAGGGCGAGTCCGGAGACCTGATCGTGCTGACCGAGAAGTGA
- a CDS encoding FAD-binding oxidoreductase — translation MTPSTALPHVVIVGAGIVGTATAYYLTLAGARVTLLDARTPSSGATGASDGAVSVASKRPGTMMHLAREARDLYAQLVTDGVLAGAFHTRPTYLFARTPEEVTLIHTQGRDLSGEGEPTTALTRAELLSQVPGLGDRVLAGLKVPQDGHAIGYQVVSRLLAAAGITPQRHTAVRRLAVSQGRVIGVETDAGRILADRVVVAAGIDSGPLLGLSDIMIPRKGQLIVTDRAAMGGAAFPGPLMSAGYLAAKRSTVPGQRSVNLVIDPLATGQFLIGSSREEGLTDRQTDAVTVSAILREALDVYPALARQRVVRTFAGIRATTSDGLPIIGRHPTLEGLIIATAMQGDGICLGPMVGGAVARLACDLEPTQDLSALSPTRFSLASIDN, via the coding sequence ATGACTCCTTCTACTGCCCTCCCCCATGTTGTGATCGTTGGCGCGGGCATTGTGGGGACGGCCACCGCGTACTACCTGACGCTGGCCGGGGCTCGCGTCACCCTGCTGGATGCGCGAACGCCGTCGTCGGGCGCCACCGGTGCCTCGGATGGGGCCGTTTCGGTGGCCAGCAAGCGCCCCGGCACCATGATGCATCTCGCCCGGGAAGCCCGGGATTTGTACGCACAACTGGTAACCGACGGCGTGCTGGCCGGCGCCTTCCATACCCGTCCCACCTATTTGTTTGCCCGCACCCCAGAGGAAGTGACGCTGATTCACACCCAGGGGAGAGACCTGTCGGGGGAGGGAGAACCAACCACAGCCTTGACCCGTGCCGAACTCCTGAGCCAAGTCCCCGGCTTGGGCGATCGGGTGCTGGCCGGTCTCAAAGTTCCACAAGATGGCCACGCCATTGGTTACCAGGTGGTGAGTCGCCTGCTGGCCGCCGCCGGAATCACACCCCAGCGCCACACAGCAGTTCGTCGTCTGGCAGTGTCCCAGGGGCGGGTCATTGGGGTCGAGACCGATGCCGGTCGTATTCTCGCTGACCGGGTGGTCGTGGCCGCCGGCATTGACTCCGGCCCCTTGCTGGGACTGAGCGACATCATGATTCCCCGCAAGGGACAGCTCATCGTCACCGACCGGGCGGCCATGGGTGGCGCAGCCTTTCCCGGCCCGTTGATGTCAGCCGGCTATCTGGCCGCCAAGCGCTCCACCGTGCCGGGCCAACGCAGCGTCAATTTGGTGATTGATCCCTTGGCCACGGGCCAGTTTCTGATCGGTAGCAGCCGGGAGGAAGGCCTGACTGACCGGCAGACCGATGCAGTCACGGTCTCAGCCATTTTGCGAGAGGCACTGGACGTGTACCCGGCGCTGGCACGGCAGCGCGTAGTTCGCACGTTTGCGGGCATTCGAGCCACCACGTCGGACGGACTGCCCATCATTGGCCGGCACCCCACGTTGGAAGGTCTCATCATTGCCACAGCCATGCAAGGCGATGGCATTTGCCTGGGTCCCATGGTGGGCGGTGCCGTCGCCCGCCTGGCTTGCGATCTGGAGCCCACTCAGGATTTGTCAGCGCTCTCGCCCACGCGGTTCTCGTTGGCCAGTATTGACAACTGA
- a CDS encoding FecR domain-containing protein has product MAYVKTVTGEAFVITAGQSVKAQPGTAVSLGSLLKTMPASAMGVTFKDNTLMSFGPDTEMTVDEYLYAPAQGDLKLSTRLTRGSLNYVSGVIAKLKPTAVSVKTPTGIIGVRGTQFVAKVEDAQ; this is encoded by the coding sequence GTGGCTTATGTCAAAACGGTCACCGGTGAGGCCTTCGTGATCACGGCCGGGCAGTCGGTCAAGGCGCAACCGGGCACGGCGGTGTCGTTGGGCAGTCTGCTCAAAACCATGCCAGCGTCGGCCATGGGGGTCACGTTCAAGGACAACACCCTCATGTCATTTGGGCCCGACACCGAGATGACGGTGGACGAGTACCTCTACGCCCCAGCCCAGGGCGACTTGAAGCTGAGCACCCGGCTGACGCGAGGTAGCCTGAATTACGTCTCTGGCGTGATTGCCAAACTCAAACCCACGGCCGTCTCGGTCAAAACACCGACCGGCATCATTGGCGTACGCGGCACCCAGTTCGTGGCCAAAGTGGAGGACGCACAATGA
- a CDS encoding Hsp70 family protein, with protein sequence MSDYIVGIDLGTTHTVVAYAAQASAGRRKKAGPAGPIQLFDIEQLVAPGEVAALPLLPSVRYHPAPGELADADLHLPWPPAEPADATPAVMGRWARHLGAQVPGRLVASAKSWLSHTGVDRLAPILPWGAAADVPKISPVAASASYLRHVHAAWNARFPKSPLTQQDLVLTVPASFDEAARALTLQAAREAGLPNLRLLEEPQAAFYDWILRHRADLSPALGATKLVLVADVGGGTTDFSLIQVELHEGEPRLTRIGVGKHLMLGGDNMDLALAHWVESRMNTGAASGSARLSAAQLAQLMERCRVAKEQLLAADAPLEVRVTLLGSGSRLIGASRSVTLTRDEVRQWVVDGFFPLVAATDQAQQSRSGIVAFGLPYARDAAITRHLADFLRQHAPAMRQALGLPESNAPDTLALPDALLLNGGVFRADAIAQRLQATLADWRGTPLRLLHNDNPDVAVARGAVAYALAQQGLAPKIGGGAARSYYLLLEEAGNQSAPHGICILPRGTEPGQEVLLKDRQFALRLGQPVRFHLLSALAQARHAAAPVAGDLVDLDPQHFDRLPPIAAVLQREAASAGRQNLPVQLVTTLTEMGTLELHCVSLSDPTQRWKLEFDLRHQPQDGEAEVDAPATALRQAVTQIDRIFGSNTQAVPVKEVRQLRQFLEKQLGDRERWATPALRLLFDALLPRARGRRRSPEHERVWLNLMGYCLRPGFGDPLDEWRLQQLWALFPAGVQHPQDKQVCAEWWTLWRRVAGGLGATEQLRLLDDFAFNLHINEHGDDDGSATPVPGSDEDMLRLGASLERIPVAYKTEIGAWLFGRLHSGPPGEAAPSAQELTVDARTLWALGRIGARQPFHGHLHDVVPVDTVAGWVESLLVLDWKQLEPAAFAATQLARVTDDRTRDLPLELREQIIQRLHVVGAPEVWVTMVREHIELDEATERRILGDALPPGLKLL encoded by the coding sequence ATGAGCGACTACATTGTTGGCATTGACTTGGGCACCACCCACACGGTGGTGGCCTACGCGGCGCAAGCCAGCGCCGGTCGTCGCAAAAAAGCGGGGCCAGCGGGACCGATTCAGCTGTTTGACATCGAGCAGTTGGTGGCGCCGGGCGAAGTCGCCGCCCTGCCCTTGCTGCCCTCGGTGCGCTACCACCCGGCGCCCGGTGAGTTGGCCGACGCCGACCTGCATCTGCCCTGGCCGCCTGCCGAACCGGCAGACGCCACGCCGGCCGTGATGGGCCGATGGGCGCGCCACCTGGGCGCCCAGGTGCCTGGTCGTTTGGTGGCCAGCGCCAAAAGCTGGTTGTCCCACACCGGGGTGGACCGGCTCGCGCCCATCCTGCCCTGGGGGGCTGCGGCGGATGTGCCCAAAATCTCACCCGTGGCGGCCAGCGCCAGTTACCTGCGCCATGTGCACGCGGCGTGGAACGCCCGTTTCCCCAAAAGCCCACTGACGCAGCAAGATCTGGTGCTGACCGTGCCGGCCTCGTTTGACGAAGCCGCCCGCGCCTTGACCCTGCAGGCGGCCCGCGAGGCGGGCTTGCCCAACTTGCGCCTGCTGGAAGAGCCCCAGGCCGCGTTTTACGACTGGATCCTGCGCCACCGGGCCGACCTCAGTCCGGCCTTGGGAGCGACAAAGCTTGTGTTGGTCGCCGATGTGGGCGGCGGCACCACCGACTTCAGCCTGATCCAGGTTGAACTGCATGAAGGCGAGCCCCGTTTGACCCGCATTGGCGTGGGCAAACACCTGATGCTGGGCGGCGACAACATGGATCTCGCCCTGGCGCACTGGGTGGAAAGCCGCATGAACACCGGCGCCGCTAGCGGCAGCGCCCGCCTCTCAGCCGCCCAACTGGCGCAGTTGATGGAACGCTGTCGCGTGGCCAAAGAGCAACTGCTGGCCGCCGATGCGCCGCTGGAGGTGCGCGTCACCCTGTTGGGCAGCGGTTCGCGCCTGATCGGTGCCAGCCGCTCCGTCACCCTGACCCGCGACGAAGTCCGGCAATGGGTAGTAGACGGCTTCTTTCCCCTAGTGGCTGCCACCGACCAGGCCCAACAATCGCGTAGCGGCATCGTCGCTTTCGGCCTGCCCTACGCTCGGGACGCGGCCATCACCCGCCATTTGGCCGACTTTTTGCGCCAACACGCGCCGGCCATGCGTCAGGCGTTGGGCCTGCCGGAGTCCAACGCCCCAGACACCCTCGCCTTGCCGGACGCGCTGCTGCTCAATGGCGGCGTGTTTCGCGCCGACGCCATCGCGCAGCGGCTGCAAGCCACGTTGGCCGACTGGCGCGGCACCCCCCTGCGCCTGCTGCACAACGACAACCCTGATGTGGCCGTGGCCCGCGGCGCCGTGGCCTACGCGCTGGCCCAGCAAGGCCTGGCGCCCAAGATTGGCGGCGGCGCGGCCCGCAGCTACTACCTGCTGCTGGAAGAGGCGGGCAACCAGTCCGCCCCGCACGGCATTTGCATCCTGCCGCGCGGCACTGAGCCGGGCCAGGAGGTGCTGCTGAAAGACCGCCAGTTTGCGCTGCGCCTTGGTCAGCCCGTGCGCTTTCACTTGCTCAGCGCGCTGGCACAAGCCCGCCACGCGGCGGCGCCCGTGGCCGGTGATCTGGTGGACCTGGACCCGCAGCACTTTGATCGCTTGCCCCCTATTGCCGCCGTTTTGCAACGTGAGGCGGCGAGCGCTGGGCGACAGAACTTGCCGGTGCAACTGGTCACGACCCTCACCGAAATGGGTACGCTTGAATTGCACTGCGTGAGCCTGAGCGACCCCACACAACGCTGGAAGCTGGAGTTTGACCTGCGCCACCAGCCGCAAGACGGCGAAGCAGAAGTGGATGCCCCAGCCACGGCTTTGCGCCAAGCCGTGACGCAGATTGACCGCATCTTCGGCAGCAACACCCAAGCCGTTCCCGTGAAAGAAGTGCGGCAGCTGCGCCAGTTTTTGGAAAAGCAGCTGGGCGACCGTGAGCGCTGGGCCACCCCCGCCCTTCGCCTGCTGTTTGACGCGCTGCTGCCCCGCGCGCGCGGCCGACGCCGTTCGCCTGAACACGAGCGCGTGTGGCTGAACCTGATGGGCTACTGCCTGCGCCCCGGTTTTGGCGACCCGTTGGACGAGTGGCGCTTGCAGCAACTGTGGGCCCTGTTTCCGGCTGGTGTGCAACACCCGCAGGACAAACAGGTCTGCGCCGAGTGGTGGACACTGTGGCGGCGTGTGGCCGGTGGCCTGGGCGCCACGGAGCAGCTGCGCCTGCTGGACGACTTTGCCTTCAACCTGCATATCAACGAACACGGGGACGACGACGGCAGCGCCACGCCCGTGCCCGGCAGCGATGAAGACATGCTGCGTCTGGGCGCCTCGCTGGAGCGCATTCCGGTGGCGTACAAAACCGAAATTGGGGCCTGGCTATTCGGGCGCTTGCACAGTGGTCCGCCGGGCGAAGCCGCCCCCAGCGCCCAGGAATTGACCGTGGACGCCCGCACCTTGTGGGCCCTCGGGCGCATTGGCGCACGCCAGCCCTTTCATGGTCACCTGCATGACGTGGTCCCGGTGGACACGGTGGCTGGCTGGGTCGAATCTCTGCTGGTGCTGGACTGGAAGCAACTGGAACCCGCGGCCTTTGCCGCCACCCAACTGGCACGCGTCACCGACGACCGCACACGCGATCTGCCGCTGGAGTTGCGCGAGCAAATCATCCAGCGCCTGCATGTGGTGGGCGCGCCCGAGGTTTGGGTAACGATGGTGCGTGAGCACATCGAACTGGACGAAGCCACCGAACGCCGAATACTCGGCGACGCCCTGCCGCCGGGGCTCAAATTGCTTTGA
- a CDS encoding OmpA family protein yields the protein MNPLKISAQTVLVLALAALLSACAGPRSYVALLTSPDGTLGQVTLTGAQGAQVLTQDHTAAALDGSTPPFEVTPKQLQKDFGAALAARPPLPEQFLLYFNQGSELTAESKLVLERLLARAKSRTSLDISVIGHTDTQGASAANQALALERANAMAEQLRSLGLQDAVMAVESHGERNLLAPTADEVAEPRNRRVEITLR from the coding sequence ATGAATCCCTTGAAAATTTCCGCCCAAACCGTTCTGGTGTTGGCGCTGGCTGCGCTTTTGAGTGCTTGTGCGGGCCCCCGTTCTTACGTGGCGCTGCTAACCAGCCCCGATGGGACCCTCGGCCAAGTGACGTTGACTGGCGCGCAAGGCGCGCAAGTCCTCACGCAAGACCACACGGCTGCAGCATTGGATGGGAGTACCCCGCCGTTTGAAGTTACGCCCAAGCAGCTCCAAAAGGATTTTGGAGCTGCCTTGGCCGCCCGCCCCCCGTTGCCCGAGCAGTTTTTGCTGTACTTCAACCAGGGCAGCGAATTGACCGCGGAGTCAAAACTGGTGCTGGAACGTTTGCTGGCGCGCGCCAAAAGCCGCACGTCGCTGGACATTTCGGTGATCGGTCACACGGATACACAGGGCGCGAGTGCCGCTAACCAGGCTCTGGCACTGGAACGCGCCAACGCAATGGCCGAGCAACTTCGAAGCCTGGGCCTGCAAGATGCCGTGATGGCGGTGGAGTCGCATGGCGAACGCAACCTGCTGGCTCCCACGGCCGATGAAGTGGCCGAGCCGCGCAATCGCAGAGTCGAGATCACCCTGAGATAG
- a CDS encoding asparaginase: MNLAPLIELTRGGTLECIHFGAIAVVNTRGKLTAHAGDPHWLTFSRSTLKALQALPFLEAGGHRQFGYSTEQVALLCASHNGEAKHVSTAQSMLDQAGLTYKALRCGCHVPSIFATLEQAPPTDLVYDERHNNCSGKHAGFLTYCVQHGLSLDDYIEPNHPLQQAVRRDVARAVGMDEQDLRMGIDGCSAPNYAMPLSRLAYGYARLASGERDAEFGASFATLSEAMTTHPDLVSGAGRNDLAFMQAGRGDWVTKVGADGVQVVGSKSRGEALAIKIIDANKPALFAATVATLDQLGWLDDAQREALAPWRATTLSNARGLTVGERRPVFQLQTN, translated from the coding sequence ATGAATCTCGCTCCCTTGATTGAACTGACCCGTGGAGGCACGCTGGAGTGCATCCACTTTGGCGCCATCGCCGTGGTGAACACCCGGGGAAAATTGACCGCCCACGCCGGCGACCCTCACTGGCTGACCTTTTCGCGCTCCACCTTGAAAGCCCTGCAGGCACTGCCCTTTCTGGAGGCAGGTGGGCATCGGCAGTTCGGCTATTCCACGGAACAAGTGGCTCTGCTGTGCGCCAGCCATAACGGTGAAGCCAAACATGTGTCCACCGCGCAAAGCATGCTGGACCAAGCAGGCCTCACCTACAAAGCACTTCGTTGCGGCTGCCATGTGCCCAGTATCTTCGCGACACTTGAGCAAGCACCGCCGACCGACCTGGTGTATGACGAGCGCCACAACAACTGCAGCGGCAAACACGCAGGGTTTCTCACCTACTGCGTACAACACGGGCTAAGCCTGGACGACTACATTGAACCGAACCATCCATTGCAGCAAGCCGTGCGGCGGGACGTTGCACGTGCGGTGGGCATGGATGAGCAAGACCTTCGCATGGGCATTGACGGCTGCTCTGCGCCCAACTACGCCATGCCTTTGTCTCGACTGGCTTACGGCTATGCCCGCCTCGCAAGTGGTGAACGCGATGCCGAGTTTGGCGCCAGCTTTGCCACCTTGAGCGAAGCCATGACCACCCACCCGGATCTGGTCTCAGGCGCGGGCAGGAATGACCTCGCCTTCATGCAGGCGGGGCGCGGCGACTGGGTCACCAAGGTAGGCGCCGATGGCGTTCAGGTCGTCGGCAGCAAAAGCCGGGGTGAGGCCCTGGCGATCAAAATCATTGATGCCAACAAACCGGCCCTGTTTGCGGCCACGGTCGCAACGCTGGATCAACTGGGTTGGCTGGACGACGCGCAGCGCGAGGCGCTGGCGCCGTGGAGAGCCACCACGCTGAGCAATGCCCGAGGATTGACGGTGGGCGAGCGCCGACCCGTGTTTCAATTGCAAACAAATTAA
- a CDS encoding wax ester/triacylglycerol synthase family O-acyltransferase, translating to MSKLSLLDLAFFIAESDASPKHVGGLLLFKKPAKAGATFVKKLYQEYLSLTDVKPPFNRVIHFSLTAMPRWRALDEVDLSQHIFYHKLPKDANDREALYAFVSELHTPRLDRSRPLWEMHVIDGLPNATFALYQKMHHAVADGVTMARWTAQGLAASADDLDLQPVWTVRHGTGGPLRLRHKAEVIQSAWTQVTRNSKRVLGIGRLATMLLLESVKLTKNAIALPFLASADTPLTGQVTSGRQFATAAVSMARVKHIRERTRSTLNHVALTCVDAALHRYLKDQGVQLDRPITIQMPVNLRQEGEKSAGNKIGIIQVELSAPTDDPYVRLRNIGFSLRNVRTMIDSVSPDAIESYTLITGVFGQIAEMLKLSDRLPPTGNTLVSNVPGPANALFLKGARMQEMHPISTLPPSNLLNITLFSYADELYFGLIATDELPNLARLGDYLADAFTELEDCVREAHAQVEPQGGAIKRR from the coding sequence ATGAGCAAATTGTCCCTGTTAGACCTGGCCTTCTTTATCGCCGAGTCTGACGCCAGCCCCAAACATGTCGGCGGCTTGCTGCTGTTCAAAAAGCCGGCCAAAGCGGGTGCGACCTTCGTCAAGAAGCTGTACCAGGAGTATTTGAGCCTCACTGACGTGAAGCCCCCCTTTAACCGGGTCATTCACTTCTCACTTACCGCCATGCCGCGCTGGCGGGCTCTGGATGAAGTGGACTTGTCGCAACATATTTTTTATCACAAGCTTCCCAAGGACGCGAACGACCGGGAGGCGCTGTACGCCTTTGTGTCCGAGCTGCACACACCGCGTCTGGACCGCAGCCGACCGCTGTGGGAGATGCATGTCATCGACGGACTGCCGAATGCCACCTTCGCCCTGTATCAAAAAATGCACCATGCCGTCGCCGACGGAGTGACCATGGCCCGCTGGACTGCGCAAGGCTTGGCCGCCAGCGCGGACGATCTTGATTTGCAACCCGTGTGGACCGTTCGCCACGGCACGGGCGGGCCGCTGCGCCTGCGCCACAAGGCAGAAGTGATCCAATCGGCCTGGACGCAGGTCACACGTAACAGCAAACGCGTCCTCGGCATTGGTCGCCTGGCCACCATGTTGCTGCTCGAAAGCGTCAAGCTCACCAAAAACGCCATCGCGCTGCCCTTTCTGGCCAGCGCCGATACGCCTTTGACGGGGCAGGTCACATCAGGGCGGCAATTTGCCACGGCAGCCGTGTCAATGGCCCGGGTCAAACACATCAGGGAACGCACCCGCTCGACCCTCAACCACGTGGCACTGACTTGCGTGGACGCGGCCCTGCACCGCTACCTGAAAGACCAGGGCGTCCAGCTCGATCGCCCCATCACGATTCAAATGCCAGTCAATTTGCGTCAAGAGGGGGAAAAATCTGCGGGCAACAAGATTGGCATCATCCAGGTCGAACTCTCCGCGCCCACTGACGACCCCTATGTTCGCTTGCGCAACATTGGTTTTTCGTTGCGCAATGTGCGCACCATGATTGACAGCGTGAGCCCGGATGCGATTGAGTCCTACACCCTGATCACCGGGGTGTTTGGCCAGATTGCCGAAATGCTGAAGCTCAGCGACCGCCTGCCCCCGACAGGAAACACCTTGGTTTCCAACGTACCGGGGCCGGCAAACGCCTTGTTTTTAAAGGGCGCAAGAATGCAGGAGATGCACCCGATCAGCACCTTGCCGCCCAGCAACCTGCTCAACATCACCTTGTTCAGCTATGCCGATGAGTTGTACTTTGGATTGATCGCCACCGACGAGCTCCCCAACCTTGCCCGTCTGGGTGACTATCTGGCGGATGCATTCACGGAGTTGGAAGACTGCGTGCGCGAGGCGCACGCACAAGTCGAACCGCAGGGCGGGGCAATCAAGCGCCGTTAG